In Pseudomonas sp. ADAK2, the genomic window GCTTCGACGTCATCACTTACGACTACCGTGGCATCGGCGAATCACGACCGGCGTCGTTGAAAAAACTCGACGCCACCTGGTCCGACTGGGGTGCGCTGGATTTTGAAGCGATGCTCAAGCGCGCTGAACGTGAATTCCCCGGCCAACCCATCGACGTGATTGGCCACAGTTTCGGCGGCTGTGCGGCGGGCCTCGGGGCTTCCGGGCACTTGATCCGGCGCCTGGTGACCGTCGGCGCGCAGTTCGCTTACTGGCGCGACTATGCACCTGCTCATCGTTGGAGGATGTTCGGCAAGTGGCACTTGGTGATGCCGATGGTGACGATGATCTGCGGTTATTTCCCCGGTAAACGCCTCGGTTGGTTGGAAGACACCCCCGCTGGCGTCGTCCGTGACTGGAGCACGCCCACGTCGCGGTACGAGACGCGCCCCAGCGGCCGGGTGATCCACGCAAAGCACGGCCGGCTGCCGTTCGCCAATGTCACGGCGAAAACCCTGGCGATCAGCATTAGCGACGATCCTTACGGCACCGTCCCGGCCATCGAGCGCTTGCTCGACTACCTCACCGGCGACACGACCATCCATCTGCGAATCGAGCCGAAAGACATCGGCGAAGAAGAAGTCGGACATTTCGCCTTTTTTCGTAGCCCATACCAAGCCACACTATGGCCCATTGCATTGTCCTGGCTGCAAAACGGCGAACTGGCCCCCGATACCCCCGGGCGGCGAGTGCCACGCAACTGAGTGACCTGCCCTCTCAACGAAATACGGAACGACGCCCATGGCCTCCGCCGACAAGCAGCAAAAACGCGCCACCCGTGCCAAAGCCAAGGCCAAGCAGAACCGCACCCAACGGGCCGCCGCCCCCGTCGAGCTGGACCCGAACGATGATCGTATCGACTTCGAATCGGTGGACCTGACTGAACTGTTCAAAGAAATGATCGATGCACAAAAGATCAGCCAACAGGCGATGTGTGCGGCATTTCTTGAACACCCGCTGCTTGCATTGGTGCTGGAGCAGGAAGGCGAGGAAACAGCGACAGACTTTATCCTCGCCGCACTGATCGAGTATCGCCAGTGGTCCGCCGAAGTGGACGAAGCAGCCGCCCTGGCGTGGATCGAATCCCCAATCTTCCAGGCTGACTACGTGGCGGCGTCCGACGCCATCGCGGCCCAAACACAACCGAAAGCGAACTGAAATTAATGGCATCCCTGAACAAGCAACAGAAACGCGCCAAACGCGCCAAGATCAAGGCCAAGCAAATCAACATCCACGGCCGTAAACCCGCCACGCTGGACGAAGATCTGGATGATGACCTGGGCGAAATCGGCGAGCCGATCCCGGAATACACCCTGGCGATGTTCAGCAAAATGCGCGACGCGGAAGCCATCGGCCGTAACGACATGCTGCTGGCCCTGCTGTCGGACCTCGCTGGCATCATCAGTGACCATCCAGAACTGCTGGATATGGAAAACGCCGACAACGAAGCCATGGCCGCCACTCACCTGGCTGCCGACATGCTGATCGACTACCGCATGTGGGCCGACGGCATGGACCGCGACGCCGCCCAGGCGTGGCTGACCGATCCGCAGTTCATCACTGACTTCGGTACTGCGCTGGACAGCTATCGCCAGACGCTGGACGACAGCGAGGCCAAGGAAGAGTCCGTTTGATCAATTGAATCCCGGACAAACAAAACGGGCGCAATCATCGCTGATTGCGCCCGTTTTTTTTGTCCGCCGAAGATCAAATCTTAGGCAGCGACACCTTCCATACGCGGGATTTCAATGCCGATCTTGGAGCTGGCGTAGCTCAGGTCACCTTTGGCGATGGATTGAGCCTTGAAGCCGGCACCGATCAGGTCCTGCACGTACAGCTTGTTGTAGATGAACA contains:
- a CDS encoding alpha/beta hydrolase family protein: MNLQDMSSLAPTELAPSAPGASFKEPAPDGFLLGGFTWRHAHHDSTRPVVIINAATSVRCRHYSRFADYLFANGFDVITYDYRGIGESRPASLKKLDATWSDWGALDFEAMLKRAEREFPGQPIDVIGHSFGGCAAGLGASGHLIRRLVTVGAQFAYWRDYAPAHRWRMFGKWHLVMPMVTMICGYFPGKRLGWLEDTPAGVVRDWSTPTSRYETRPSGRVIHAKHGRLPFANVTAKTLAISISDDPYGTVPAIERLLDYLTGDTTIHLRIEPKDIGEEEVGHFAFFRSPYQATLWPIALSWLQNGELAPDTPGRRVPRN